From a single Miscanthus floridulus cultivar M001 chromosome 8, ASM1932011v1, whole genome shotgun sequence genomic region:
- the LOC136472920 gene encoding LOW QUALITY PROTEIN: cytochrome P450 CYP99A1-like (The sequence of the model RefSeq protein was modified relative to this genomic sequence to represent the inferred CDS: inserted 1 base in 1 codon), translating into MELNAVTLLFLALVTAVILVLCSLKPSPGSKKQQPPGPWRLPLIGNLLDLVTSQPHVALRDLARKHGPVMYLRLGQVDAVVISSPAAAQEVLRDNDLTFASRPNLLAAEIILYGYMDVGFAPYGAYCSWRTLRKLCTSKLLSAHRVRQLAPVRDTETLSLVREIGSASRRREPVNLGRLVLSCSVAITGKAVFGRLCGSGELMVVADVAVKYSSGFCAGDLFPSLWFVDVVTGLTRRLWRARRQLDAIFDKIIAECEARRQAETATANGHDDLGFLGVLLRIRDEEPETAISTTSIKAVLFSMFGGGTETTSAQAEWIMSELIRTPEAMTRAQAEVRGALDGKSPQDHEGQISKLSYTRMAIKEGLRLHPVLPLLLPRLCXEACDIGGFEVAKGSKLIVNAWALARSPEHWQDPDEFRPERFDVSSASAAADYVGSQLEYIPFGSGRRMCPGNTFGLAVLELLVVRLLYYFDWSLPDGMRPDELDMDTVVGTTMRRRNHLRLVASQYKDLPAGI; encoded by the exons ATGGAGCTAAACGCAGTTACCCTCCTCTTCCTCGCTCTCGTTACAGCGGTGATCCTCGTGTTGTGTTCACTTAAACCTTCACCAGGTTCCAAGAAGCAGCAGCCTCCAGGTCCATGGCGTCTCCCGTTGATCGGGAATCTCCTCGACCTCGTCACGTCGCAGCCGCATGTCGCGCTACGTGACCTGGCCAGGAAGCACGGCCCGGTCATGTATCTGCGGCTGGGTCAGGTCGACGCCGTCGTGATCTCCTCGCCCGCGGCGGCGCAGGAGGTGCTCCGGGACAATGACCTCACCTTTGCATCCCGGCCGAACTTGCTCGCGGCGGAGATCATCCTCTACGGATACATGGACGTCGGCTTCGCGCCGTACGGTGCGTACTGCAGCTGGAGGACGCTGCGCAAGCTCTGCACCTCCAAGCTCCTCAGCGCGCACAGGGTGCGGCAGCTCGCGCCTGTCCGGGACACCGAGACACTTTCCTTGGTTAGGGAGATCGGCTCCGCCAGCCGACGCCGCGAGCCGGTCAATCTCGGAAGGCTGGTCTTGTCGTGCTCCGTCGCGATCACCGGAAAGGCCGTGTTCGGCCGGCTGTGCGGCTCCGGCGAGCTCATGGTGGTCGCTGACGTGGCGGTGAAGTATAGCAGCGGGTTCTGTGCGGGCGACCTCTTTCCGTCTCTGTGGTTTGTAGACGTCGTTACTGGGTTGACGCGCCGGCTGTGGCGAGCACGCCGGCAGCTGGACGCCATATTTGACAAGATCATCGCTGAATGTGAGGCACGGCGGCAAGCGGAGACGGCGACAGCGAACGGACATGACGACCTCGGATTTCTGGGTGTCTTGCTTAGGATCAGAGACGAGGAGCCAGAGACCGCCATCAGCACGACAAGTATCAAAGCCGTCTTATTT TCCATGTTCGGCGGAGGGACAGAGACGACGTC GGCACAAGCGGAGTGGATCATGTCGGAGCTCATTAGGACACCTGAGGCGATGACCAGGGCACAAGCCGAGGTCCGCGGAGCACTGGACGGCAAGAGCCCGCAAGACCACGAGGGGCAGATCAGCAAGCTCAGCTACACAAGGATGGCGATCAAGGAGGGCCTGAGGTTGCACCCGGTGTTGCCGCTCCTCCTTCCTCGCCTCT CAGAGGCCTGCGACATTGGTGGCTTCGAGGTGGCTAAGGGCTCCAAGCTCATCGTCAACGCGTGGGCGCTAGCGAGGAGCCCCGAGCACTGGCAGGACCCGGACGAGTTCAGGCCGGAGCGGTTCGACGTGAGCAGCGCCAGTGCGGCGGCGGACTACGTCGGCTCGCAGTTGGAGTACATCCCGTTCGGCAGCGGCAGGAGGATGTGTCCTGGGAATACCTTTGGTCTCGCCGTGCTTGAGCTCCTAGTTGTGCGGCTTCTCTACTACTTCGACTGGAGCCTGCCCGATGGGATGCGTCCGGATGAGCTCGACATGGACACGGTGGTTGGTACGACGATGAGGAGGAGAAACCACCTGCGTCTAGTGGCGTCACAATACAAGGACCTCCCCGCAGGAATTTGA